The proteins below come from a single Aegilops tauschii subsp. strangulata cultivar AL8/78 chromosome 6, Aet v6.0, whole genome shotgun sequence genomic window:
- the LOC109772484 gene encoding uncharacterized protein isoform X1 — MATAENKRPRSSGGGVERPLSRKEILVRKKAIKELIRKAVAEKDHLAHFPDFHKYERSGFSIYLESGHGNQLPVPTRKYIQNLLKANMKGTYGSEWPSEEKIKRREMVAPEARYILICQYADSDIAKCFMKQDSGVECAHVTCRGGRLLGFVHYRFVVEEDVPVLYVYELQLESSVQGKGLGKFLMQLIELIACKSQMGAVMLTVQKSNTDAMAFYNNLGYVISSTSPSQVDPLVLLYQEIVSTRTRYSYVDSFISHRLEFIEAMRSCARHLNLKPSANWRKATNARGNTIRLWFYLYLWLHNKLWRDAAAHVCVIYLE, encoded by the exons ATGGCGACGGCGGAGAACAAGAGGCCacggagcagcggcggcggcgtggagAGGCCGCTCAGTAGGAAGGAG ATATTGGTGAGGAAGAAGGCCATCAAAGAACTTATAAGGAAAGCTGTAGCTGAGAAGGATCATCTTGCGCACTTCCCAGATTTTCATAAATACGAGAGAAGCG GTTTTTCGATCTACTTGGAGTCTGGGCATGGCAATCAGCTTCCAGTGCCAACGAGGAAGTACATCCAAAATCTTCTCAAG GCTAACATGAAGGGAACTTATGGATCAGAATGGCCTTCAGAAGAGAAAATTAAGCGCCGGGAAATGGTTGCCCCAGAAGCACGATATATCCTGATCTGCCAATATGCAGACAGTGATATTGCCAAATGTTTCATGAAGCAAGATTCAGGGGTGGAATGTGCACATGTGACATGCCGTGGAGGCCGCTTGCTTGGTTTTGTACACTACAGATTTGTTGTTGAAGAGGATGTTCCTGTTCTTTATGTGTATGAGCTACAATTGGAGTCTTCTGTCCAAGGGAAGGGGCTGGGGAAGTTCCTAATGCAGTTGATTGAACTTATAGCTTGCAAG AGCCAAATGGGGGCCGTGATGCTAACAGTTCAAAAATCTAATACAGATGCTATGGCTTTCTACAACAATTTGGG ATATGTAATATCCAGTACCTCGCCATCACAAGTGGATCCATTGGTATTACTTTACCAAGAAATAGTCTCCACAAGAACAAGATATTCGTATGTTGACTCCTTCATTTCTCACAGATTGGAATTCATAGAAGCTATGAGATCTTGTGCAAGACATTTGAATCTGAAGCCAAGTGCAAATTGGAG GAAGGCAACTAATGCACGGGGGAACACAATACGACTGTGGTTCTACCTCTATCTATGGTTGCATAACAAGCTCTGGCGCGATGCAGCAGCCCATGTTTGTGTGATTTATTTGGAGTAG
- the LOC109772484 gene encoding uncharacterized protein isoform X2, whose amino-acid sequence MATAENKRPRSSGGGVERPLSRKEILVRKKAIKELIRKAVAEKDHLAHFPDFHKYERSGFSIYLESGHGNQLPVPTRKYIQNLLKANMKGTYGSEWPSEEKIKRREMVAPEARYILICQYADSDIAKCFMKQDSGVECAHVTCRGGRLLGFVHYRFVVEEDVPVLYVYELQLESSVQGKGLGKFLMQLIELIACKSQMGAVMLTVQKSNTDAMAFYNNLGYVISSTSPSQVDPLIGIHRSYEILCKTFESEAKCKLEEGN is encoded by the exons ATGGCGACGGCGGAGAACAAGAGGCCacggagcagcggcggcggcgtggagAGGCCGCTCAGTAGGAAGGAG ATATTGGTGAGGAAGAAGGCCATCAAAGAACTTATAAGGAAAGCTGTAGCTGAGAAGGATCATCTTGCGCACTTCCCAGATTTTCATAAATACGAGAGAAGCG GTTTTTCGATCTACTTGGAGTCTGGGCATGGCAATCAGCTTCCAGTGCCAACGAGGAAGTACATCCAAAATCTTCTCAAG GCTAACATGAAGGGAACTTATGGATCAGAATGGCCTTCAGAAGAGAAAATTAAGCGCCGGGAAATGGTTGCCCCAGAAGCACGATATATCCTGATCTGCCAATATGCAGACAGTGATATTGCCAAATGTTTCATGAAGCAAGATTCAGGGGTGGAATGTGCACATGTGACATGCCGTGGAGGCCGCTTGCTTGGTTTTGTACACTACAGATTTGTTGTTGAAGAGGATGTTCCTGTTCTTTATGTGTATGAGCTACAATTGGAGTCTTCTGTCCAAGGGAAGGGGCTGGGGAAGTTCCTAATGCAGTTGATTGAACTTATAGCTTGCAAG AGCCAAATGGGGGCCGTGATGCTAACAGTTCAAAAATCTAATACAGATGCTATGGCTTTCTACAACAATTTGGG ATATGTAATATCCAGTACCTCGCCATCACAAGTGGATCCATTG ATTGGAATTCATAGAAGCTATGAGATCTTGTGCAAGACATTTGAATCTGAAGCCAAGTGCAAATTGGAG GAAGGCAACTAA
- the LOC109772483 gene encoding uncharacterized protein yields the protein MSTSSGKPLLVVIRRSKLSAGGEGRRVCTEFKQAKYPFKWRRYMCARCGVLRDEHRASKSKVSTGDEGDHIAGKSKLCGDEGEHIAGKNKLSAGDEGEQIACKSKHSAGDGGEHDTDKSKLFAGDKGEHSADKCKLSAEDEGERSANKTKISAREKGERVCTEFKQAKYPFKWRKYMCARCGVHRSEHGVSKAKAKVDDDMENIREELLPPRKRLILRFKRSQALAAAAVAASREKENKEGELEEGEITWSPGSTITKGKRAPRRKP from the coding sequence ATGTCGACAAGCAGTGGCAAGCCGCTCCTCGTCGTGATCCGCCGGAGCAAGCTCTCCGCAGGAGGTGAGGGCCGCCGCGTCTGCACAGAGTTCAAGCAGGCCAAGTACCCCTTCAAGTGGAGAAGGTACATGTGCGCAAGGTGCGGGGTGCTCCGTGATGAGCACAGGGCCTCCAAGAGCAAGGTCTCCACAGGAGATGAGGGGGACCACATCGCAGGTAAGAGCAAGCTCTGCGGAGATGAGGGCGAGCACATAGCTGGCAAGAACAAGCTCTCCGCAGGAGATGAGGGCGAACAGATAGCCTGCAAGAGCAAGCACTCCGCAGGAGATGGGGGCGAGCACGACACCGACAAGAGCAAGCTGTTTGCAGGAGATAAGGGCGAGCACAGCGCTGACAAGTGCAAGCTCTCTGCAGAAGATGAGGGTGAGCGCAGCGCCAACAAGACTAAGATCTCCGCAAGAGAGAAAGGCGAGCGTGTCTGCACCGAGTTCAAGCAGGCCAAGTACCCCTTCAAGTGGAGAAAGTACATGTGTGCCAGGTGCGGGGTGCACCGTAGCGAGCATGGTGTCAGCAAGGCCAAGGCCAAAGTGGACGACGACATGGAGAATATCAGGGAGGAGCTCCTGCCGCCACGCAAGAGGCTCATTCTCAGGTTCAAGCGGTCACAGGCCCTTGccgctgctgctgttgctgcatccagggagaaggagaacAAGGAGGGGGAGCTAGAGGAAGGGGAGATCACCTGGAGCCCCGGCTCGACGATCACCAAGGGAAAGAGAGCCCCAAGGAGAAAGCCCTAG
- the LOC109772484 gene encoding uncharacterized protein isoform X4, whose protein sequence is MVAPEARYILICQYADSDIAKCFMKQDSGVECAHVTCRGGRLLGFVHYRFVVEEDVPVLYVYELQLESSVQGKGLGKFLMQLIELIACKSQMGAVMLTVQKSNTDAMAFYNNLGYVISSTSPSQVDPLVLLYQEIVSTRTRYSYVDSFISHRLEFIEAMRSCARHLNLKPSANWRKATNARGNTIRLWFYLYLWLHNKLWRDAAAHVCVIYLE, encoded by the exons ATGGTTGCCCCAGAAGCACGATATATCCTGATCTGCCAATATGCAGACAGTGATATTGCCAAATGTTTCATGAAGCAAGATTCAGGGGTGGAATGTGCACATGTGACATGCCGTGGAGGCCGCTTGCTTGGTTTTGTACACTACAGATTTGTTGTTGAAGAGGATGTTCCTGTTCTTTATGTGTATGAGCTACAATTGGAGTCTTCTGTCCAAGGGAAGGGGCTGGGGAAGTTCCTAATGCAGTTGATTGAACTTATAGCTTGCAAG AGCCAAATGGGGGCCGTGATGCTAACAGTTCAAAAATCTAATACAGATGCTATGGCTTTCTACAACAATTTGGG ATATGTAATATCCAGTACCTCGCCATCACAAGTGGATCCATTGGTATTACTTTACCAAGAAATAGTCTCCACAAGAACAAGATATTCGTATGTTGACTCCTTCATTTCTCACAGATTGGAATTCATAGAAGCTATGAGATCTTGTGCAAGACATTTGAATCTGAAGCCAAGTGCAAATTGGAG GAAGGCAACTAATGCACGGGGGAACACAATACGACTGTGGTTCTACCTCTATCTATGGTTGCATAACAAGCTCTGGCGCGATGCAGCAGCCCATGTTTGTGTGATTTATTTGGAGTAG
- the LOC109772484 gene encoding uncharacterized protein isoform X3 — protein MATAENKRPRSSGGGVERPLSRKEILVRKKAIKELIRKAVAEKDHLAHFPDFHKYERSGFSIYLESGHGNQLPVPTRKYIQNLLKANMKGTYGSEWPSEEKIKRREMVAPEARYILICQYADSDIAKCFMKQDSGVECAHVTCRGGRLLGFVHYRFVVEEDVPVLYVYELQLESSVQGKGLGKFLMQLIELIACKSQMGAVMLTVQKSNTDAMAFYNNLG, from the exons ATGGCGACGGCGGAGAACAAGAGGCCacggagcagcggcggcggcgtggagAGGCCGCTCAGTAGGAAGGAG ATATTGGTGAGGAAGAAGGCCATCAAAGAACTTATAAGGAAAGCTGTAGCTGAGAAGGATCATCTTGCGCACTTCCCAGATTTTCATAAATACGAGAGAAGCG GTTTTTCGATCTACTTGGAGTCTGGGCATGGCAATCAGCTTCCAGTGCCAACGAGGAAGTACATCCAAAATCTTCTCAAG GCTAACATGAAGGGAACTTATGGATCAGAATGGCCTTCAGAAGAGAAAATTAAGCGCCGGGAAATGGTTGCCCCAGAAGCACGATATATCCTGATCTGCCAATATGCAGACAGTGATATTGCCAAATGTTTCATGAAGCAAGATTCAGGGGTGGAATGTGCACATGTGACATGCCGTGGAGGCCGCTTGCTTGGTTTTGTACACTACAGATTTGTTGTTGAAGAGGATGTTCCTGTTCTTTATGTGTATGAGCTACAATTGGAGTCTTCTGTCCAAGGGAAGGGGCTGGGGAAGTTCCTAATGCAGTTGATTGAACTTATAGCTTGCAAG AGCCAAATGGGGGCCGTGATGCTAACAGTTCAAAAATCTAATACAGATGCTATGGCTTTCTACAACAATTTGGGGTAA